From Candidatus Ancaeobacter aquaticus, the proteins below share one genomic window:
- the tilS gene encoding tRNA lysidine(34) synthetase TilS: MKKKFSLLQSIRSTITAQGLFTKNDRVLVALSGGPDSVALLTLLNELQKEFNISLFIAHLNHKLRGKSSDEDEQFVRNIAKKLAIPVYTDSKNITSLSKKTKKSIEETARNERYAFFERAAKHHKCTIIALAHTADDNVETVLFNFMRGTTHGLSGIPAKRKSASCTIIRPLLNLWKKDLLCLLEEEHISYRTDDSNFDTTFTRNKIRHTLIPLLEKDFNPNIKETIHANIENSTAIKNFITTQAQTEFKTIATIHSPEKLTIDIKRFLTVHLALQKEILRKSIFTVKRNLTGIHASHINQIIGLITNTQSGKKLLIPGSIFIQKEFDSVVLQKRVHPQQKNTSSHATITIPGISHCKKLSISCETKLYDRKKDANETALKKERSETQFSPVSHTFTEYLDADTLPLPLSIRTRKEGDTFTPIGSSHAKKVKDIFINEKVPLSLRDHIPLLVDSQNTIVWIIGYRIGNKHKITTHTKKILKITVESL; encoded by the coding sequence ATGAAAAAGAAATTCTCTTTATTACAATCTATTCGTTCGACAATAACAGCTCAGGGTTTGTTTACCAAAAATGACAGAGTTCTCGTTGCACTATCTGGTGGCCCAGACTCAGTAGCATTGCTAACACTCCTTAATGAACTGCAAAAAGAATTCAATATTTCGCTCTTTATTGCGCACTTGAACCACAAGCTCAGAGGAAAAAGCAGTGATGAAGACGAACAATTTGTAAGAAACATTGCGAAGAAATTGGCAATACCTGTTTACACCGATTCAAAAAATATTACTTCACTTTCAAAAAAGACAAAGAAAAGCATAGAGGAAACTGCTCGCAACGAGCGATACGCGTTCTTTGAACGTGCCGCAAAACACCACAAATGCACCATAATTGCGCTTGCGCATACAGCCGACGACAATGTTGAAACTGTGCTGTTTAATTTTATGAGAGGTACTACCCACGGTCTATCAGGAATTCCCGCAAAAAGAAAAAGCGCATCATGCACTATAATAAGGCCGCTTCTTAATCTATGGAAAAAAGATCTCCTCTGCCTTCTAGAAGAAGAACACATTTCATATAGAACAGATGATTCTAACTTTGATACTACTTTCACCAGAAACAAGATCAGACATACGCTTATCCCTCTACTGGAAAAAGATTTTAACCCAAATATTAAAGAAACAATCCACGCAAACATTGAAAATAGTACCGCTATAAAGAATTTTATAACAACTCAAGCTCAGACAGAATTTAAGACAATTGCGACAATACACTCACCTGAAAAGCTAACTATTGATATAAAACGTTTTCTGACAGTCCATCTAGCACTGCAGAAAGAAATCCTTCGCAAAAGTATTTTTACGGTAAAAAGGAATCTTACCGGCATTCATGCATCACATATAAATCAAATTATTGGGCTGATAACAAACACTCAAAGCGGCAAAAAACTTCTTATACCCGGATCGATCTTTATTCAAAAAGAATTCGATTCAGTAGTCTTACAAAAAAGGGTTCATCCGCAACAAAAAAACACATCCTCACACGCAACAATAACAATACCTGGCATATCACACTGCAAGAAACTTTCTATCTCTTGCGAAACGAAACTATATGATAGAAAGAAAGATGCAAACGAGACTGCTCTGAAAAAAGAAAGATCAGAAACACAATTTTCGCCTGTTTCCCATACATTCACCGAATATCTCGATGCAGACACATTACCCCTTCCCCTATCTATACGAACACGAAAAGAAGGCGACACCTTTACCCCTATTGGCTCATCTCACGCAAAAAAAGTAAAAGATATATTTATTAACGAAAAAGTCCCTCTTTCATTACGTGACCATATTCCCCTTTTAGTTGATAGCCAGAATACTATTGTTTGGATAATCGGGTACAGAATTGGAAATAAGCATAAAATTACCACTCACACAAAAAAAATCCTCAAAATCACCGTTGAATCACTTTAG